From Syngnathoides biaculeatus isolate LvHL_M chromosome 12, ASM1980259v1, whole genome shotgun sequence:
ATTGTAACACTAAATCaataagcaaaataaaatgtttggattttgcGCAGCAAGTAAACATCTGCAGAGAAGATGATGCAGCTGCCGGACCACATGAACCGCAGGTAACACCACTGGCTGACCAGAGGAAGGCCTGTGGGAATAACGTCACATTTGGTGGAAGTTTAAGAGGGGAAAAGTAGCACTAAAATAAAGACCTATGACCACACGCATTTACTACATCCCAGTAAAATATTCTACAACACTTAACGAGCAAACGAGCACCTTCATCTTCAACCTGGTTGTTAGCTTTTTGGCTGGTCATGAGGTCTCCACCAAAGAGGTGCATAACACCGCTGTGATCTTTCCTTTAAAATACTCACACATGCTTGTATCTGCATGAACTTGCACACACAACACTATTGACATGTAATCTTCAATGTGATGCCCAGCAATACAGTAGAGGAGggatgctcaatgcgtcgattgcgatCGATTAGTCGATCACGACGATGtgccggaatttttttttaaaaagacagccttatttttctgacctttagctgaccgcgcatgtgcaaacgacacttagtacaggaaaacacactaGTCATTGAAGTCGTTTCTATTtgaagccctcgcttaagaaatcttatcaaacatgagtacgGATACTGGagtaaaaaagaagacaaaaacttaCATACAGAATTGAAGGCggacttatttttcacaatatcattttcgaagtgagtttgcctcatctgccagtgtactaTTGTGATACCAAAGAagggaaatgtggagcggcgttttcgaactgtttatggaaaatacgacgccGATATTCTGCCGAACAGCAAGCTgataatgagaaaagtgaacgaactaaaatcccaagtGGCAgccacacagcagtcacttttcacacaatatagttcaacagcaaaaGCCACCACCGCAAAGGAGTAGTTACATGGTGcggtgaagccatggctgatgtatGGAAGGACATCTCAGATtgtgagtttttgtcactgcagttggacgaatccactgacatgagtgacataaagcccaggtgtgcattttcatttgtctggtgtttagtgatcatcaacgtgaactcagatagttgcaaaaaatgtttataattaattatgtgttgtgcaatattggcttaTATGgctatgcaaggcacacaaacttacatttacacataaagaatcctaatatatacatatacttatAAATATACTTAGAAATatgttttgcaaaaaataaaacaaagacatccacgcccccccaccccgtcgATTGCaagaagctggctgcttgaaaagtagatcatggggtaaaaaagtctgggcacccatgCAGTAGAggatactgtatttattttcagtttcacAGCATTCCACTCATCTTCGGCTGCTTGTAAAATGGGCCAGATTccagatccaacaagaccacaGAGAGAGTTGGAGAGCAGCTTCATACATATCTGCAGCAGCCTCTATTCAATACTGAAGCTCTGAATCAACCAGCAATGCAGTCAATTGTTTAATGCTAAAACATCTGTATCAGACACTCGACAATTTATTCAGTTAACTGAGATATgctaattgtaaaaaaaaaaaactagacaaGGAAGACTTCATTCGAtgtaaaaatgaccaaaaaaaaattgatttttcaatGACTTCCTCTAGTTGTGGAGAGCATATTTTATAGAAGTAAGCTGCAATAGACTTACGCACACCTGCGACCTGGGTGAGGCTAAGctgtacggaaaatggatggatgaatgattgaaGGTAACGCCATGCTGCTACTAGTACTACTACTCTGTAATTGAGCTACTCAAGGTATTACATAAGTGTGCTGCCCTCttgtggcagaaaaaaaatcttcaggacattcttgtgaataaatAATATTCAACAGTGCTGTGGATCGTGTTAATCAAACCACATTTTGAATTCATAGAAAATTGCATCAATACAGTTTCCCCATAAAAACAGTCAATTCAAACATAGTTATTATACAGGGAAGGTTCGACAAAAGATCACAGTTGTTAGTATCATCTTGTAGTTATCAAGGAAAGTATTTTCTCCGCCCTCCTCCCCCTTCTATCTAAATTCAAAATGTAGTTGTGTCACCAAAGTCTTTGTTCCATTGGTTGTACATATTGAGGGTTGCTGGGCTAACGCTGGGCTTGATCCGCTTCAGGGAATCCTCAAAGTCTTTCATCTTGATGTTGCGCATCTGAGAATTAGCCCAGGACATTTTAGGAGGTTAACTTGCAAACTCAAAGGAACACGTGTGACAGCACGGACTCACCTGACTGGCAGCCATGTGCCGGACTTGCTCTGGTCCCAATTCTGTGTAAAACCAGGTTTTCATGTTAAATAATGCAGATGAACTATATATAtgatattaaatatttaagaaACAGCTTTGAGGACCTTTTACATATAACTGATctaaaggacaaaaaaatatagttaATGTATTTGACATTGAAGCATTTACTTCAATTATACCTAACCAAACTGATTTGGCAAAATACAATGCGGTAAAAACGTTTCCCTTCTCGAATTCTtagtttttttgcattgtttcccactttaagatcatcaaagaaatgtaaatatcagacaaaaaaTATAAGTGAACTTCAAATCTGTTTAtagattatttaatttattgagagaaaaataacatacagtacaaagTTGTCTGCAGGAGGCTTTCAAACACTCTTTCCAAGCTCCCTGCTCAGCTTGCGTTCCTCTTGGAACTAAAAAGCTCACTAACGAGTTTGAACTCCGAGTTGCTACTGTGAAGTTAGTATAGGATACGcccattaactttttttttgctgctctgttacCTCCTCCTCCTTAAAATAAGCAACGTTTGGGCTTTGTTTTCCAACAATGATAAATACATATTGGTGAGTTGtggtctgtgtggagttgtggAGTTGTGGTGTTGTGGCCTCCGGACTTCCTTCTAGACTTTTGCGTCATCACCTCCAATTATGGGCTAGCCGCACCACAGTTGACATTAGTGTTCTTTCACATTGAGCAAGAAGTGCAGTGGAAAGAGGCTTTTGTGGCTTTAAAGCAGGGCCGCTCAACGtgtcgatcgcaaggcagtttcGGCCGATCACGATGgcatgccgagaaaaaaaaaaaaaacaggcttatttttttttttttttacattagctcaccacgcatgtgcaaacaacgacactaCAGGAAAATacactgtcagtgagttcccccatattttaagctctcgcttaagaaatcttaacaaacattgGAGTATGGACGGTACAGtagagaagacaaaaacgtatcactttcatatggaatgggaggcgaacaattttttttaccgATGTGATttttgaagtgcgtttgcctcatctgcccgtgaagtgaaatgtgaaattttctaactgttcatggaaaatacaacaccgacattccgccgaaaagcaagctgagaatgagaaaactgaacgaactaaaatcccaattgcccgcacagcagtcacttttcacatctGCATCGTTACGGGtaaggcagaaatattatcttcaataaaatctctgctgctgtaaaggagtacagttacatggcactgtgaagccatggctgatgtgtggaaggacatctcagattgtgagtgtttcccactgcagttggacgaatccactgacgtgagtgacacagcccaagtgtgcattttcatttgtatggtgtttagtcatgatcaacgtgaactcagatagttaacaaaaatgtttaatgttaaTTGTGtggtgtaatattggctcataaGGTtctgcaaggcacacaaacacttatttacacaaagaatcctcaatatactttaaaacaaatgtgttttgcatttttgtagtgggtagatctttgtgacttggtcattctatttcatcattgatcattctaaaaaataataataataaaaaaaaaatgggcacccctggtttaaaggCTTTCAAATTTGCAGTTATGCTGCAAATAACTGTTCTCACACTAAGATAGATTCAGTTGATTTTAGCCATGGGACAAAATATCATCGATTACCTGCTGAAGGTCTTACCTCTAATTGGCCCAAGTGCGGCATCTTTTGCCAAGGATGTCAGATCACTTCCAGAATATCCAGCAGTTACTCTAACAATACATAAACAATTGAGAAGAGTGGCACATTTAAGATAAAACCGAAAAGTAATGTTGTGAATGCAGATGTGCAGATGATGAGAAACTCACTTTGCAAGACAGCTCAACTCATTCTTGCACAGTGGACTCCCGTGTTTCGCTAAAAGATGCTGCAGAAGGGTGGACCTTGTCTAAGAAAAGTTACAAAATACAAGCTCAACATGTTCATACAAACAAGAAATGTAACTGTGCTAGGAACAGCAAATACCTTCTCATCAGGTAAGGTCACGTAGACCCTTTTTGCAAAGCGCCTGGGGAACATAATCAGCAAAAACATTGATGatctgaacaaaaataatagCAGTGATAATTGTGCAGCGTTAAGTGTGGACCTTAAAACTGCTTCATCTAGCTCCTGAGGTCTGTTTGTGGCTCCCATGACAAGTACCCTGTCATCTCCTCCAGACTGCACCTGActcacatgcacaaaaaaaaaaaaacaatgagcaaAAAGAACACAGAGGTAACTGACTCAGTCTATTTTGTCTATTATTATGGTATATTTTAAATGCGCTAAAAAGGCACTCCACTTCTCGTACCCCATCAAATTCAATGAGGAACTCAGTTTTTAAACGACGGGAGAACTCCTGTTCGCCCTCCCGCCTTTCAGAGAGCAAGCTGTCAACTTCATCTAAATGTggacacaaaaacagaatatgGCTCTTCAAATGTAAACAACACGGGGAGCAAATTGGCTGTAAGGTTCCATTCCAAGTGTATAACACGgaccaataaaaatgacagacGGTTGTAATTCGCGGGCAGCTGCAAACAACGCCCGGACAAGCTTCTCACTCTCTCCAACCTGGGAAGACGTCACAAATGATGCACAACATTTACTGCAGaaacggggaaaaaatgtgaaaactatAATCACATGCACAAATTGACGTTTACAAATTTTGATGTCAAGCTGGCTGCACTCATGTTGAAGAATGTGCCGTTTGACTCTGCTGCCACTGCTTTAGCCTGGTAAGACGAAGCGAAAGCTGTGATTTAATTTATtacatatgacaatatcatggAGTCAAGCACATCCATCCTTTCTTGTgcacgggaaaaaaaactgagattGGTGTGAAATCATTCACTCACCAACATGGTTTTCCCATTTCCAGGTGGGCCAAATAAGAGCAAACCTCGTGCCGGAGCTCTCAAGCCAGTGAAGAGCTGCACAGGGAAAGATTGACAAATCATGATATTAAATGTGGCCCATATTACAGTGACCATTACTTTTTCTTGAGATGTTCACCTCCGGTCTCAAGGCAGGAAGAATAACAATCTCCTGGAGTGCTTGTTTGGCCAGATCCTGGCCAGCGATATCATTAAATGTTACAGACACCCCTCTGAAATCAACATGTGAAAACATGGAAATACTCCATGAATCATTATGAAAGGTCTCTGACATTATTTCAACTTACGTGTCTACAATTTCATTCAGGATCATGTTTGCCAGTTTGCTGTCCACATTCTTGAAATttttcagctccctcttgtAAGGCTGTTTTGAAGGCCTAACCATCTGTGGGGTTacctaaatcacaacaaaaacatgtcagCTTCAATTATAACAGGACTTTTAGATGACAAATGACTATGAGGGCCATTTACCTTTGAATCAGCAGTTCTATAAGGTGGTCTTCCTGCTGAGGAGGGTCTGATATTTTTGGGCGTCCCTCGGACCTTAGGCTCACTTTTGGGAGGAGGTTTTGTTTGTCGCTGAGCGTTATTCTTGGTATTTTGGGCTTGACCTCTGCCTTTAGAAGCCAATGTGGCCTCTGTACAAACAGCAACAGTACTGATAAtcaacaatgcatttttttttgtaatcaagcAAGCAGAAGATATATACTGTAGTGCAAGATAAATGAGACTCCAAAAGATTTGTCAGAGAACCCTGAGCTTCCTTGAAGAATCGTTATGGCATATTTCTGCAAAATACTCTCAGACCTGTGCATCATTAGTTGTAAATCAGATTTGTCAATGTGGAAATGCACTTTTCCCCATAAAAtttcatttgcagaaaaacacatttcaaattcacaagTAAACAACAGGTGAGTATCATCAGGCAGCCCTAACAGTACACCGGTAACACCAGTAACACTACTGGTTTgcaagtctgcctcacagttctgaggttttggGGTCGGAATCTTTGCTAGGACTTGAGTGGAATTTCCATGTTCTACTTTGCTCTTCAAAGTTGGCTCATCTCTGCTACAATGGGGTTCCAGCCAGACCAGTGACAAGTGTACTCTACCAACGGTCCATCCaatatctgagccgcttatcctcacaagggtcatggccatcctagagcctatctcagctgtctttgggcaggaaTCGGGGTACATCCGAAATCGGTTTCCAGccgatcgcggggcacattttaacaaataaccagccacactcacatttacacttaTAGGTAATTTAAAGCcctcagttaacctaccatgcatcttttggggatgtgggaggaaacctgagtgcccagagaaaacccaaataggtacggggaaaacatgcaaactcaacacaggcagagccgggatttgaaccccggtcctcagaactgtggagcAGACGGTCTAACTAGTCGACCATCGTTCCACCTAGGGTTGAGCAGAAATTGATATACAAAGGTAGTGAGCAACATCATCATAATGGAGTACAATTACAGGCAGGAATTTTCAGCCGTAACATTTCGGCGCCCAAAGTTTTTTCTGTGTATCACTCATACACGTCTTAAATTATCACCACTCTGACAGTGCCAATGAAAATCCAAGCATTATCTGCTTTTCAATGGTATCCCATTAGATTGTGAAGGGCCATCATGGCACCTTCGTGGTTAGCATGTCTTTGAGACAGTTCTGAATGCTTGCAATCTCCCGTGTGGacttcctgtgtggggtttgtgcGTTACACTTTTGAAAgaaaactctacacaggaaAACTGAAGGCGGGACGTGAACCCAAatctcagaactgggaggcagacCGTGTTCTCCCGTGCTCCCCAATCACTGTCTCCTACCTATAAGAGCAAGTCTGTCTTTAGCCATGGTAAGGTTGGTGATCATTTTCTCCTGAAGCCTCTTAGCCCGCTCATACTGCTCTCCTGTGGACAAACAGCTGAATGAGCATCCAAGCAAGCCTGAACTGTCCTGTTTGCTCGGCTCATACCTTGTCCTGTGATCGTCACAGCGATGCCGCTTTCCAGTTCAACAATCCCCCTCTTGTACCACTGCAGagcctcttccttctctcctgcCGACACACAAGAGTTCTCACAAACCTGTCAAGAGGACCGCACCACGTAAACCAGTAGTTTCACATGGGCACCGCTAACACACCTGTATCATCTTCGTCAATCCGTAGTGCTTTGGATATATACTCAAACGCTTGCTTGTGGTAGTTTTTAACTACTTCGCCGCTATCTTTACATTTGCTGGTGTTCGTTTTTGCCGACATCAGTCCCGTGTTACAATTTTACAGTTCAGATGTAAGCATATTATTTGACACGATGCGGTTAAGTTGGACTACACCATTATAACAAATTCAAGTCGATGCGACGTATGGCTTCTATTATGCATCAGCATCGACACGTTTACAATAGTACAAGCCATGCAAAAACTGGTCGGAAAATATTATCTCCTGGCCATGCTACTGTTTATTTGGACGTCTTTCCGAAAGCGATCCCTAACTTCCGCTTTCGCGTGGAAGCACCGCCTACTTCCTGCAGCCCAGTAAGAGATGTAGAGCTACTTCCGCGTACATTTTCACACTAAaatggtatttgtatttttacatgtatgtttgGGGTAAAAGACAAATAGATGAtgctaaaacaaaacacaggtTTAATATGGGCATAACTCATTCATATGATGATCATCAATTATTTCTCATTTCTGTTTTCCTCATTGTGTTCTCTCCGTTCTCTCAAAATTCGCCAAATGTGAAATTATGCAACCTCtcacaaatgtgaaaattacaatgatcgtataattataatatttttatatttttgtttgtctgtttctgAGCCAGCGAGCTAGAAATATGTCACCGCCTTGCTTAGTGCTGTGCTGTGGTGTGTGGGTACACATAATGGAGGTAGTTGAGGAAAAGTTAACATATTAAACACAGCGTGCCACGTTAtccaacaaacacacactgcaGACATTTTGAGCGCAGACTGTGGAAACATATTTGAGTGACATCTCAAAAAGAAGTGGGCCATATTTTCAGTGTATTCAGCGGACTCACCCACAGTGTCTGGGTGCTGGCGGGAAGTCtctatatttttgtaatatttacttCAGAGCCGCTacactttttgtttgaattcagcGGGCAGGCTCAACACTTCTTTGCGGTGTGTCAAATCTGtgacattttattgtcattttacaGGGACTTTAACTTGTTCCTAAGCATGTAACGTCACGGTCAAGGCTCCGCCCTTTTGACCCCCCACGAGGTCTTTCCTTTTCTTGAATGTACCTCAACCAATCAAAGTTGCTGAAAGTCACCAGGAGAACCACTTCGGCGACACCCCTTGGCCTGACCTGCGAGTCAATCAAAACAACCAATATTTTCCTCATTTGTTGACCGTGACAACTATCTGAAAGTCTCGCGTTCTTCTTCCTAATTGCAGTTTTTGTACTGAGTAGTTTGAGCTGTTTGACTGAACGTTGTTTCTCCCTCTAATTGCCTTGCGACTAACCGGCGAACAACAAGCAGCTGACTGAACACGGTGTAGCCTGCTGCTAGCCGACTGTTTTCTCCAGTCCCAACTGTTCTTTGTCTCTTGTCTACCAACAAGTTAGCCACAGCCTCCAATTCCCAGTTGTGTTTGCTGACACTGGCTCACTGTCTGATTTTAACCGACTGACAAGATTTAACTACACCAAAATAGGCGGCTTTGGAACCAAGATGTCCAACCGAGTGGTGTGCAGAGAAGCAAGTCACGCCGGGAGCTGGTACTCTGCTTCGGGTAATAGTCAACACAGCACCGGCCGTGTTAGCACACCGTGTTGTAGCtatttatcgtttttttttcctgcagcgTTGCTTTTGGATCGGTTAGCATTTCCTTTTGTTTCGCCTTTAATATCCAGTGACTGGAACCCAACCCAAACAAAACTATTGAGGAGCCTTTGACACGCGACACGCTTTGGTATGCAATTGAGCTGATGGAGATAAGAGTGCTAACAGTTAGCATAATCGCTTGTCTCGCTCGCTGCTTGTCATTCTCATTATCTGTTGTATACCCGCGTTCGTGTTGAACAAGAAACATTTGTACAGTTCGGCATTTTGTaacagttaaataaaaacaaattgacaGTGTTACACATCCCGCTTAGCCTAGCACCTAAATAAAACATTCCGGAACTGGCAGCAACTCTTTGAAGATACCAGTGTTGTGTGTGACTCGAATGTTTTAATTATGCTGTTAAACGGTCCGTGCTGAACAACAACACTGAGCATTCATGTGCATCCCCGTTCGGCAGCTAGCCGTTTCGTTTGCTCCTTTTCCCTTCAAGCCTCCCTGGTCTGCATTGTAATGATAGCTGGTTTGTTTGTGCAGTTGGTCGTTTCCATTACTCAGTCAGGAATCCTGCATGAACACCGTACCCAGAACTAATGCAGCCACAGCATTGCTGTTTTGGATGTCATTTTAATCTATATTTTTGTCTGGTATTGTATCTTCAACCAATCTTTCCTTCTACACTGAGTTTATAGTTTAGGCACACACtttaaaattatgactttttttttttccaattagtAACCTGACTACATGAGAGGGGATACGTGTTAGAAATGCCCCTCTCTCTTGTAGTGCAGTTCTTGATATCTCCAAACTATAGTTACATTaacatacattttcaattaatattactcaaaaaataattatttaaatctAAATGGAAAAATTCGCATTTTAAAGTAGTCCCTGAATTCTCATCAGCTTGTGATCGCGCAGCACTATGTAATAGTGgtgagcatgtctgcctcacagttctgagctacTGGCTTTGCATTTCAGCGACAGTCTTTTTGTATGCCGTTAGcatgttttgcatgttttcttgcataagcttttttcccctcaggtactctggcttctgcccacattccaaaaacatgcatgttgaaaatgtgaatggttttctatatgtgccctgtgattgactgacgACCAATCCAGGTTGTACACAACCTTTGACCTCTTGTCTGCTGCAATATGCTCCAGCTCATCCACAACCCTAATATGGACAAGCGAtatagaaagtggatggatggatagattattaAGGTATAATATATAGTATGTAAGTCACTTGCTTTTGATTGGCATTTACATAACATTATCCAACATTGATACTGGAGATAAAACATAGCAGAAACCGCGAGAATTTTGACATGAAGGCCTCATTACAAAGGTCCAATTTCCTAGATGGACAAGAGAtatagaaagtggatggatgaatggatagattatTAAGGTATAATATATAGTATGTAAGTCACTTGCTTTTGATTGGCCTTTACATGACAGCTAACATTGTTACAGGAGATAAAACAGCAGAAACTTCTAGAATTTTGACATGAATGCCTCATTACAAAGGTCCAATTTACTAGAGATTAACATTGATTGCAATGGATGGCTATATAGATGCATATAATATTGTAGCAATTACACAATATTGTAGCAATTTCACAATATTGTTATCtgaagtgaaataaaataagtataACATCTccttttgattttgttgttcTCTCTTTTCAGGAGCCCAGCTGAATGCACAACTTGAGGGCTGGCTGTCCCAAGCACAGTCTGCAATCAAACCCGCTAGAGCCATCATAGCCCCGTAATCTCTTCATAACTCTGAAGAGAAATGTCATTTAGGCATCAAAGCCATTTGTGtgtttcatgctttttttttttgcaggcatGCAGGTTATACCTACTGTGGTGCTTGTGCCGCACATGCCTACAAGCAGGTTGACCCTTCTGTTACGTAAGTCTCATACTTGTTTGAAAGTACAGTGCACCCTCTAAGGTCAAATGCAGATCAGGGGAACTGGTTGACATGAGTACCTCAGTTCTGAGCTCCAAAGTTCAAATCTCAGATCGCCTCGCTTTGCCTAATTTGCACGTTCTCTTGAGCCTTTTCCTCCGGCTGCTATGGCGTCTTGCCACTTcccaaaattatggatgttatGGTCATTGAAAACTCTTAAATTGTATGTGGGTATGAATGCGAGTGTGACTTACTCATACATTGAGTGGataccagtccagggtgtatcgtAGCATTTTCAAAGAAATGTTAATACCTGTATTCCAAACAGTCATACAAGTTAACCACTTTAGCAatggtaaaatgtaaatacaatcaAACACCCTATTTGATCCTCACTTGACTGCGGACTAATCCAGGCTTTCGTTTAGTATGCTGACATTTTGTGGGAAGTCGTGAATGAAAGTATTTAAGATTTTTGCAACTGTATAACTTCTTTGCTCTCTGAATTTTACTCTCTTATGGACATGCAATTTTAGAGAGTAGCAACATGTCAATTAGCTGCAATCTTTGTCAAATTTTCAACAAGACATGGAGTGAGCCCTTGAAATACCGATAAAATTTTCCACAACAAATATATTCAGGAATATTGCCTGACAATTGATTACTAACTTCCATTTGTGCTATTTAGGTTTAGTGTTTAGGGCAAGTGACCCCGTTTTAAATGTCATGGTAATTTTTAAGCGTCGTCTTGGAGAACCCCACAGAATTTCGGCCCATACAAGTTTATTGGTGGTTACTTTTAACTAAATCTTCTCAGCCAGTTGGAGAAGGGATTCCACGGGTAGCAGATGAAGAGATATGTTAAGAAATAATGAAGCTATACTGTTGTAATCTAAATTCAAGGCGCATTATATTTCTTTACCTGATCGTAAATAGGTAACTCCACACCCCAAaatcgtcattttttttcccagcacaaAAAAACCTCCTTCTGTGGAACCCGTAATCCAATTTTCAAAAGTCATGGTTTATTGAAGCCTTTTTGAAGTTGGCCATTCCAACCAGACCCAGCATTTTCACAGATTCGTACTTGGCAAATCTCATTCCATTGGTATTTATGGGTTACTACTTAGTGGTTCcgctctacattttttttccttccagcaCCACTGTGAGTGATCTATGTTTCCCTTTAGTCGTAGGGTGTTCATCCTCGGACCCTCTCACCATGTGCCCCTATCCCGCTGTGCCCTATCATCAGCAGACGTCTATAGAACACCTTTGTATGACCTGAGAATCGACCAGAAGGGtatttattcttattcttatatTTTATACAAGTATAAATAAAGGATTTTACTTATTCCTCTACTGTGTGGTTACAAAAGATGAAAACCTTTGTTCAGATATACAGCTCATCATTCTGATAGTCTTGTCATTATCaaccattgcccccccccccaaaaaaaaaaaaaaaaaagccgagaTAGCCACAATAGTGGGCATGAATTACTATTAATTTTTGGTTTCCAGTTTATAGTGACCTCTGGAAAACAGGGTTGTTTGAGAGGATGAGCATGCAGACAGATGAAGACGAACACAGTATTGAAATGCACTTGCCTTATACTGCAAAAGCCATGGAAAGGTAATGCATGTTTTACTAAAGCTGGATTTTCACTACATGGTTCAACACAATTCTGATGATTTGTTCTGCTCCAAAGTGGCATGATTTTCATGTTGTGATAGCATAAGGGGAAAAATTGGGGTTTAATCATCACAATCAGGTCTCTACCAAGGGAAAATTGGATAGAAATGGAATTGCTGTCAATAGTGGTGCATCAAGTACCGATGCTAGTACCAAATCAAGGTACTTTCGAATAAAAAAGTGTAGTATCAGTTTTTATAATGctgatattaaaataataatgaaccAAAATCCTCA
This genomic window contains:
- the memo1 gene encoding protein MEMO1 isoform X3, whose protein sequence is MSNRVVCREASHAGSWYSASGAQLNAQLEGWLSQAQSAIKPARAIIAPHAGYTYCGACAAHAYKQVDPSVTRRVFILGPSHHVPLSRCALSSADVYRTPLYDLRIDQKVYSDLWKTGLFERMSMQTDEDEHSIEMHLPYTAKAMESHKDEFSIVPVLVGALSESKEQEYGKLLSKYLADPSNLFIISSDFCHWGQRFRYTYYDESQGEIYRSIEHLDKMGMGIIEQLDPMSFTNYLKKYRNTICGRHPIGVLLNCCVFCLSGCS
- the spast gene encoding spastin encodes the protein MSAKTNTSKCKDSGEVVKNYHKQAFEYISKALRIDEDDTGEKEEALQWYKRGIVELESGIAVTITGQGEQYERAKRLQEKMITNLTMAKDRLALIEATLASKGRGQAQNTKNNAQRQTKPPPKSEPKVRGTPKNIRPSSAGRPPYRTADSKVTPQMVRPSKQPYKRELKNFKNVDSKLANMILNEIVDTGVSVTFNDIAGQDLAKQALQEIVILPALRPELFTGLRAPARGLLLFGPPGNGKTMLAKAVAAESNGTFFNMSAASLTSKFVGESEKLVRALFAAARELQPSVIFIDEVDSLLSERREGEQEFSRRLKTEFLIEFDGVQSGGDDRVLVMGATNRPQELDEAVLRRFAKRVYVTLPDEKTRSTLLQHLLAKHGSPLCKNELSCLAKVTAGYSGSDLTSLAKDAALGPIRELGPEQVRHMAASQMRNIKMKDFEDSLKRIKPSVSPATLNMYNQWNKDFGDTTTF